The following proteins come from a genomic window of Gottfriedia acidiceleris:
- a CDS encoding YkyA family protein, whose protein sequence is MQHGNNNEKKLGEIMYKKFNSLFFIIVILFILCSGCTSQAKQKNLVINQLADIAKMEQKFQKAGERIQKLEIKELEYYEKIYLYKISEVNKRQESAKQAINLLNERKERVKEESKLIHDIDIKIKELQTINIETKDEQFRNEVNNFIKTWRERTELYDKLNSKYKDAMETDRSIYNLLSQKKVDLKNVKSETKDTNHIYKDVIKYNDQLNLYTQKLNYLQKDIYEKYGK, encoded by the coding sequence ATGCAACATGGAAATAATAATGAAAAAAAATTAGGTGAAATTATGTATAAAAAATTCAATTCTTTATTTTTTATAATAGTCATACTCTTTATCCTTTGTTCGGGTTGTACTTCTCAAGCAAAACAAAAGAATTTAGTCATTAATCAACTAGCTGATATTGCTAAAATGGAACAGAAATTTCAAAAAGCTGGAGAACGTATTCAAAAACTGGAAATAAAAGAATTGGAGTATTATGAAAAAATTTATTTATATAAAATAAGCGAAGTAAATAAAAGACAAGAGTCAGCTAAACAAGCAATCAATTTATTAAATGAACGAAAAGAACGAGTCAAAGAGGAGTCAAAATTAATTCACGATATTGACATAAAAATTAAAGAACTTCAAACAATAAATATTGAAACGAAGGATGAACAGTTTCGAAATGAAGTTAATAACTTTATAAAAACATGGAGAGAAAGAACTGAGTTATACGATAAATTGAATTCAAAATATAAAGATGCGATGGAAACGGATCGTTCAATTTATAACTTATTATCGCAGAAAAAAGTTGATTTAAAAAATGTGAAGAGTGAGACAAAGGATACAAACCACATTTATAAAGATGTTATTAAATATAATGATCAATTAAATCTTTATACTCAAAAATTAAATTATTTACAAAAAGACATATATGAAAAATATGGTAAATAA